From the genome of Phytohabitans rumicis, one region includes:
- a CDS encoding Asp23/Gls24 family envelope stress response protein, with the protein MTDVAAQVPTQRQEEAVEEVSEAPAPEAANDAIGTANDAMGTANGAIGAVNGTIEQVSDAVERAAAASGRVASQVVDRLRNNAELAAERGTTSIADEVVEKIAGIAVREVPGVYDLGGDVARFFANVKERIGLGDADDDADRGMSVRLEGRSAAINITLVIEYGFVVHSVTEKVRAKVIGSVENLLGLEVTEVNIRVDDVHVEDSGPVSGDEARAAGYSA; encoded by the coding sequence ATGACCGACGTAGCGGCTCAGGTGCCTACCCAGCGCCAGGAAGAGGCCGTCGAAGAGGTTTCCGAGGCGCCGGCTCCAGAGGCCGCGAACGACGCGATAGGGACCGCGAATGATGCGATGGGCACCGCGAACGGCGCGATTGGGGCCGTGAACGGCACGATCGAGCAGGTGAGCGACGCGGTCGAGCGGGCCGCCGCGGCCTCCGGGCGGGTCGCCTCGCAGGTGGTCGACCGGCTGCGCAACAACGCCGAGTTGGCCGCCGAGCGGGGCACGACGTCCATCGCGGACGAGGTGGTCGAGAAGATCGCGGGCATCGCCGTCCGCGAAGTCCCGGGCGTCTACGACCTGGGCGGCGACGTGGCGCGCTTCTTCGCGAACGTCAAGGAGCGGATCGGCCTCGGCGACGCCGACGACGACGCGGACCGCGGCATGTCCGTCCGGCTGGAGGGCCGCAGCGCGGCCATCAACATCACCCTCGTCATCGAGTACGGCTTCGTCGTGCACTCGGTGACCGAGAAGGTGCGCGCCAAGGTGATCGGCTCGGTGGAGAACCTGCTCGGGCTCGAGGTGACCGAGGTGAACATCCGGGTGGACGACGTACACGTGGAGGACAGCGGCCCGGTCAGCGGCGACGAGGCGCGGGCGGCCGGCTACTCGGCGTAA
- a CDS encoding ATP-binding cassette domain-containing protein yields MGGTVIVDRLSVAYGRNEPVLRDVSVTAAPGRVLAVTGPSGAGKTTLLWAMAGLLAPAAGAVTVGGEALRDRDHAVARGVVLVPQDNGLAAILTAGENLQVALIATGVSPPDARRLTAESLERLGLTGQTDQLVEELSGGQQQRTAIARGLALTGDVLLADEVTSELDAANRQRVLDLLRAEAERGAAVVFATHDPEAAAACDAELHLLDGRADLVRG; encoded by the coding sequence GTGGGCGGGACGGTGATCGTTGATCGGCTTTCGGTGGCGTACGGGCGGAATGAGCCGGTACTGCGCGATGTGTCGGTGACGGCGGCACCGGGACGGGTGCTGGCGGTGACCGGTCCGTCCGGTGCGGGCAAGACGACGCTGCTGTGGGCGATGGCCGGCCTGCTCGCGCCCGCGGCCGGCGCGGTCACGGTCGGTGGCGAGGCGCTGCGCGACCGGGACCACGCGGTCGCGCGCGGCGTCGTGCTCGTGCCGCAGGACAACGGGCTCGCCGCGATCCTGACCGCCGGCGAGAACCTTCAGGTGGCCCTCATCGCGACCGGCGTGTCGCCACCCGACGCGCGGCGCCTGACCGCGGAGTCGCTGGAGCGGCTGGGCCTGACCGGGCAGACGGATCAGCTCGTCGAGGAGCTGTCCGGCGGCCAGCAGCAGCGTACGGCGATCGCGCGCGGGCTGGCGCTCACCGGTGACGTGCTGCTGGCCGACGAGGTGACGAGCGAGCTGGACGCGGCCAATCGGCAGCGCGTACTCGATCTGCTGCGCGCGGAGGCCGAGCGGGGCGCGGCGGTGGTGTTCGCGACGCATGACCCGGAGGCGGCGGCCGCGTGCGACGCGGAGCTGCACCTGCTCGACGGCCGCGCCGACCTGGTACGCGGCTGA
- a CDS encoding acetyl-CoA C-acetyltransferase yields MSGSVIVAGARTPMGRLLGNLKDFPATALGGFAIKAALERAGVAPEQVQYVIMGQVLQAGAGQIPARQAAVNAGIPMSVPALTINKVCLSGLDAIALADQLIRAGEFDIVVAGGMESMTSAPHLLVGQRQGYKYGDVVIKDHMALDGLTDVWDCCSMGESTERHGVRHGITREEQDAFAAASHQRAAAAQKNGAFAEEIAPVSVPQRRGEPIVIAEDEGIRPDTTADSLAKLRPAFTKDGTITAGTSSPISDGAAAVVVMSKAKAEELGLTWLAEIGAHGNVAGPDNSLHAQPANAIEHALKKSSLTVADLDLIEINEAFAQVGIVSTRQLGVTPEIVNVNGGAIALGHPIGMSGARLVLTLALELKRRGGGVGAAALCGGGGQGDALIIKVP; encoded by the coding sequence ATGTCGGGCTCGGTGATCGTCGCGGGTGCGCGTACCCCCATGGGGCGGCTCCTTGGCAACCTCAAGGACTTCCCGGCGACGGCGCTCGGCGGCTTCGCCATCAAGGCGGCGCTGGAGCGGGCCGGCGTCGCGCCCGAGCAGGTGCAGTACGTCATCATGGGCCAGGTGCTCCAGGCCGGCGCCGGTCAGATCCCGGCCCGGCAGGCGGCGGTGAACGCCGGCATCCCGATGTCCGTGCCCGCCCTGACCATCAACAAGGTCTGCCTGTCCGGCCTCGACGCGATCGCGCTTGCCGACCAGCTCATCCGGGCGGGTGAGTTCGACATCGTGGTAGCCGGCGGCATGGAGTCCATGACCAGCGCACCGCACCTGCTCGTGGGCCAGCGCCAAGGCTACAAGTACGGCGACGTCGTCATCAAGGACCACATGGCGCTCGACGGGCTCACCGACGTGTGGGACTGCTGCTCGATGGGCGAGTCGACGGAGCGGCACGGCGTACGGCACGGCATCACCCGGGAGGAGCAGGACGCGTTCGCCGCGGCCAGCCACCAGCGGGCCGCGGCCGCGCAGAAGAACGGCGCGTTCGCCGAGGAGATCGCCCCGGTGTCGGTGCCGCAGCGGCGCGGCGAGCCCATCGTGATCGCCGAGGACGAGGGCATCCGCCCGGACACCACGGCCGATTCGCTGGCCAAGCTGCGTCCGGCGTTCACCAAGGACGGCACGATCACCGCCGGCACCTCCTCGCCGATCTCGGACGGGGCGGCCGCGGTCGTCGTGATGAGCAAGGCGAAGGCCGAGGAGCTGGGCCTGACCTGGCTCGCCGAGATCGGCGCCCACGGCAACGTGGCCGGGCCGGACAACTCGCTGCACGCCCAGCCGGCCAACGCCATCGAGCACGCGCTCAAGAAGTCCAGCCTGACCGTCGCCGACCTCGACCTCATCGAGATCAACGAGGCGTTCGCCCAGGTAGGCATCGTCTCCACCCGACAGCTGGGCGTGACCCCCGAGATCGTGAACGTCAACGGCGGCGCCATAGCCCTGGGCCACCCGATCGGCATGTCCGGCGCCCGCCTAGTCCTAACCCTCGCCCTGGAGCTGAAGCGCAGAGGCGGCGGCGTAGGCGCCGCCGCCCTATGCGGCGGCGGCGGCCAGGGCGACGCGCTCATCATCAAGGTCCCCTAG
- the mce gene encoding methylmalonyl-CoA epimerase, with protein MEDLSSADYVTGIGIVRIDHVGVAVADLDAAIEFYGRVFGMRCVHRETNEEQGVEEAMLAVGPTEEGGQIQLLAPLSAASTIAKFLDRNGPGVQQVAYTVTDVEAASAALRERGMRLLYDAPRRGTGGSRINFVHPKDAGGVLVELVEH; from the coding sequence ATGGAGGACCTCTCTTCTGCGGACTATGTCACAGGCATCGGCATCGTCCGCATCGACCACGTCGGCGTGGCCGTCGCCGATCTGGACGCCGCGATCGAGTTCTACGGGCGCGTCTTCGGGATGCGCTGCGTGCACCGGGAGACCAACGAGGAGCAGGGGGTCGAGGAGGCGATGCTCGCCGTCGGCCCGACCGAGGAGGGTGGTCAGATCCAGCTCCTGGCGCCGCTGTCCGCGGCGTCCACGATCGCCAAATTCCTCGACCGGAACGGCCCGGGGGTGCAGCAGGTGGCGTACACGGTGACCGACGTGGAGGCCGCGAGCGCCGCGCTGCGCGAGCGCGGCATGCGCCTGCTCTACGACGCCCCGCGGCGTGGCACGGGCGGCTCCCGGATCAACTTCGTGCACCCCAAGGACGCCGGCGGGGTACTGGTGGAGCTGGTCGAACACTGA
- the ccrA gene encoding crotonyl-CoA carboxylase/reductase, whose product MQKILETIMAAEGSGDPGRELAGVADLPVPDSYRGVVVRADETAMFDGMATRDKDPRKSLHVQEVPTPELGPGEALVAVMASAINYNTVWTSIFEPLSTFKFLKKYGRLSELTRRHDLPYHVVGSDAAGVVLRTGPGVTRWKAGDEVVAHCLSVELEDAAGHDDTMLDPQQRIWGFETNFGGLAELAVVKANQLMPKPRHLSWEEAASPGLVNSTAYRQLVSHHGANMKQGDVVLIWGASGGLGGYATQLALNGGAIPVCVVSSPEKAELCRRMGADLVIDRAAEGYRFWKDEHTQDTDEWRRFGERVRELTGGDDPDIVFEHPGRETFGVSVYVAKRGGTIVTCASTSGFMHQYDNRYLWMNLKRIVGSHFANYREAWEANRLIALGRIHPTVSRTYALEQTGQAAYEVHRNAHQGKVGVRCLAPEDGLGVRDPALRSRHEAAINRFRGH is encoded by the coding sequence GTGCAGAAGATCCTCGAAACGATCATGGCGGCGGAGGGCTCCGGCGACCCGGGGCGGGAGCTGGCGGGCGTGGCCGACCTGCCGGTCCCGGACAGCTACCGGGGCGTGGTGGTGCGCGCGGACGAGACCGCGATGTTCGACGGGATGGCCACCCGCGACAAGGACCCGCGCAAGTCGCTGCACGTCCAGGAGGTGCCCACCCCGGAGCTGGGCCCCGGCGAGGCGCTCGTCGCCGTGATGGCCAGCGCGATCAACTACAACACGGTGTGGACGAGCATCTTCGAGCCGCTGTCGACGTTCAAGTTCCTCAAGAAGTACGGCCGGCTCTCCGAGCTCACCCGGCGGCATGACCTGCCGTACCACGTCGTGGGGTCGGACGCGGCCGGCGTCGTGCTGCGGACCGGGCCCGGCGTGACCCGGTGGAAGGCCGGCGACGAGGTGGTCGCGCACTGCCTCTCGGTGGAGCTGGAGGACGCCGCCGGCCACGACGACACGATGCTCGACCCGCAGCAGCGCATCTGGGGCTTCGAGACCAACTTCGGCGGCCTCGCCGAGCTGGCCGTCGTCAAGGCCAACCAGCTCATGCCCAAGCCACGCCACCTCAGCTGGGAAGAGGCGGCCAGCCCGGGGCTGGTCAACTCCACCGCGTACCGGCAGCTGGTCTCGCACCACGGCGCGAACATGAAGCAGGGCGACGTCGTGCTGATCTGGGGTGCCTCCGGCGGGCTCGGCGGGTACGCCACGCAGCTCGCGCTGAACGGCGGCGCCATCCCGGTGTGTGTGGTGTCCTCACCGGAGAAGGCGGAGCTGTGCCGGCGGATGGGCGCCGACCTGGTCATCGACCGCGCCGCCGAGGGCTATCGCTTCTGGAAGGACGAGCACACCCAGGACACCGACGAGTGGCGGCGCTTCGGCGAACGGGTCCGGGAGCTGACCGGCGGCGACGACCCGGACATCGTCTTCGAACACCCGGGCCGGGAGACGTTCGGCGTGAGCGTGTACGTCGCCAAGCGCGGCGGCACGATCGTCACCTGCGCGTCGACCAGCGGCTTTATGCACCAGTACGACAACCGGTACCTCTGGATGAACCTCAAGCGCATCGTCGGCAGCCACTTCGCCAACTACCGCGAGGCGTGGGAGGCGAACCGTCTGATCGCGCTCGGCCGGATCCACCCCACGGTGTCGCGCACCTACGCCCTGGAGCAGACCGGCCAGGCCGCGTACGAGGTGCACCGCAACGCCCACCAAGGGAAGGTCGGCGTGCGCTGCCTCGCGCCGGAAGACGGACTGGGTGTCCGCGACCCAGCTCTCCGCTCCCGGCACGAGGCAGCCATCAACCGCTTCCGCGGGCACTAG